A window of Nicotiana sylvestris chromosome 8, ASM39365v2, whole genome shotgun sequence genomic DNA:
GTAGCTTCTTAGGCCATCTCCAACCCTTCCCCGTCCATAATGGGGGCAACTTTTGCCATAATGGAGCTTCAACCCTCTCCTATTTTTGCCTCCAAAATGGGGGATGAATAGTGTTCCTCCAAATATGGGGGACACTATTCATCTCCTCCATTACTATTCATGCAtattttattactatttttattatttaactcttttaatttgtctctttatatatacctaattatgtttatgtaatatctttataatattaattttacatcttaactttggcgaattaaaatattagatgttgctaaaattgaaaagtaaaaattaaaaatacattaaattaaaatacataaaaattgaaACTACGGTAAATAACatatattatttaaatttttatggtataaaataattttatattaaattatatgtgatgaatatgtaaaaaaaaaaaagatagattgaattaatagaaataagaaaataaaatgtaaataaaagataataatataatattaaagagagaagaatataaaatggattttttttttggagtaaAAAATAGAGTAATGGTTAGAGTAACTTTCCTGCATTTTGGAAGAGAAAATGGAGGTAGGGGTTGGAGATGGCCTTAGGCATACTGCTTTGGCATGTAAAAGAGAGCTATCGCTGGTTTTTTGTCACCTGAATTTTGTAACAAAGTTAAATTGTTGAACTCTAAATGTTAAAGTTCTTAATGTGTGATATGAATTTCTCTCACTTTTGTGACTTTGTTGTCGATAGTTTTGTGTATAATTgattaaaacaaaattaattaggTATGATTGTATGAAATAATTGGCAATTTACATtatgtttcaaaaagaaaatcaaacacTTGGTATTGCAAGATGCTTCACATCGAAcaacaaaaaaattcaaaaaatttaaaaatcaaaCAATCAAAAAAAGGTTGATATTAGaaaatctcatttttattgatttgatttaattaataaatataataaataaacaCAATTAATTTGGTACGGTAAATTAAAAATTCTAAACAAACCGACCCGCTAGCCGTAACACTAACACACCAATAAGCGAGAATTGGAAATAGCATCAAAATGatgggttgactttttgactcCCGAATATAAcgttccaaaattatgagttaGCCGTTATAGCAATGAAAGAAGCTCCACTGATGTAACCCCTAAAGTCTGTGGAAAAACTTCTCTCAATTACACTAAGAAAAATCAGCTTAATTTTCTGGTTTCTTCTACTTCTCCCCTCATTTTAGACAATGGCagatttctcttttctttctgatGATAGCGACAATGAAAAAGCAGTAGATGAACTCCTTTCTCAAGCAATGGACCAATCTGTCCTTGAACAAGTTGTTGCTATAAACTGCTCTGGTTTTACTGACTCTCTCCTCCCCACTCAGCTCGAAACTCGCTTTCGCAAACTCAAATCCCTTCCAACAACATCCTCAAAACCTGATACTCTCACAAAAAGTTCCAGAAGTTTCTGTTCCTCGGAGTTCCCAAAAACCAAGAAAAGTTATGATGATGACGACAATGAGAAAATTGAAGGAACCCCAGTTGAGGAAAAGGGTTCAGAAGTGAATTTGGGACATGGGTTTGTTCAAGAAAATGATGTTTATACAAAAACCCCAGTTGAGGAAAAGGGTTTTGAGGTGAATTTGGAACATGGGTTTGTTCAGAAACAAACAAAATCAAAGGTTCATTCGAATAAAGAtgatatttttacaaaatccCCAGatggaaaaaaggggaaaaagtcAAAATCTTTATCTGGTTCAATGTCATCAGATTCTTGGGATTTTTCAAAAGATTGTTTGTCTCCACCAACGAAACCTGGGTGTTTTTGGTGTTCACCTAAGAAGGAGTCTAATAAAAAGGGGAAAGAGAATCGGGGTATGAAATTGGGGAAGAATCATGATGAGTTTTTATCGGATTTGAGTGCGTTTTCGTTGAAAAATCAAGAGAAGTTGATGAAGAAAGCTATGATGGAGCAAGAGAAGATTAATAGAGAAGCTGAGAAGATTGTTAAGTGGGCAAAACAAGCATCTGCTAGATTGGATGTTTCTAGCATTGAAGATGAACTCAGTGATGATGACactttcaaatgattgtgatgaATCACTATTATACTGCTATACTAGTAGGTAAAAAAGCTCTGTTTCAATGGCTGCTTATATAAATATAGTTCTCTGTTTCGATCTGCTTTGGAGTCTACTGTTAGTAGTTTGTGTAGAGGTGTAGAAGTTTACTGTTAGTACTATGTGAAAAGGTTTATACAACTTTTGGATTACTGTAATTTGTTGGAGCTTGGGGGGGGATGGTATAAGATCTTTATGTTCCAGGTGCAATTCAAGTTATTGATGCCTTAGATTTTGTGAGAGATACTACTAATATATCCATTTCATTCTAAGTGTGTTGCCAAATTGTTGTGATTTCCCATTTGAAGAATCGTGAAGGCCTGAAAACTTAAGGTTATGTTTGTGGCCATGTGGTTACATTCCTAAAATCTAATACAGGGACGGCAACAGATAAGTTTCTTGAACAATCAATCTACCAGTTAAATTTTTGTGATACATTTTTCTATGGATTGTATCCTGTAAAGCTGTGGACATTAATATATTAAGGATAAGTAGCTAAAAGGAAGGTAAGTTTTTGAGGAACCTCCGAGATTGAGTTCTGAGGGAGTCAAAGTTGAATGGCTGAATAGGAACATGTGCTGATAAAGCTTATTTTAAAACCAAAATTATAATTCGAAACGAATGCCAATATAAGAATCCGGTAAATCAGAACAATCATTGAAGGTCGAGACTAGTTATTGACATGTTGTGCCTTCTTTCAGATTGCCCCTTTGGAAAGCTATCTGTTAAGTTCTACTCTGAACCATGTTATCAGTAACATCTATGTGGATTTATATGTCTATCAGAACAGTACGATCCAATGTCATTATATCGGTGCAATTAAATGTGTTGATGCCTTTCTGATTGAGTTCTTCACAGTTATTGAGGCATTGCGCAAAGTTTGAAAAGAAGTAATCTTTTCCTTTATAGAATTTTGAGTGCCCTCAATGGGAAAAAAGGAATTTAGAGTGCTGTGAACTGAAAATTATTTAGGGGTTGTTCGGTTCTGACTTCCATGACAAGATATGCAGGATAAGTAATGCGGAATCTACCTCTGGTATTTCTAGTTCAACTAATGTCATTAAACCACAGGTACTTCAAGGCAAATGATCCATATAACTTAGCTATTTGCTGAATATTCTATTCTTTGAACATGAATACAAGGGAAAGTTAGTAGTACTAGTGGGAACACAATAACTCGATAGATCACAGAATCTAGCTCTGATATTTCTGGAGAAAATTTGTACTTGACGTTCTTTTGGTTTGTCTGTCTAGTTCAACTAATGTCATTAAACCACAAGTACAATCAAGGCAGATGATCCATATAACATGGCCTTTTGCTGACTATTGTATTCTTTGAACTTGAATTCTAGAGAAACTTACCATAAGCGAAGGAAGATTTTGGGAAACAATTGAAATTGAGTTGTCAGGAACTTTTGGGAATATGAATGACTAGGAAAATGTGATAATGAAACTTCTTTCAGACATTCAATTTGTTGCAAACGGCAATTAATCTTAACGGAAAAAGTGAAGCAATCAACTATGTATTGACATGCTCTGCCTTGTTCACTGACCATTGTGATGTATTCATGCCTTTATCACTATGTGTCCGTTTGATCTATATTATTCTCCCTT
This region includes:
- the LOC104232606 gene encoding uncharacterized protein, whose protein sequence is MADFSFLSDDSDNEKAVDELLSQAMDQSVLEQVVAINCSGFTDSLLPTQLETRFRKLKSLPTTSSKPDTLTKSSRSFCSSEFPKTKKSYDDDDNEKIEGTPVEEKGSEVNLGHGFVQENDVYTKTPVEEKGFEVNLEHGFVQKQTKSKVHSNKDDIFTKSPDGKKGKKSKSLSGSMSSDSWDFSKDCLSPPTKPGCFWCSPKKESNKKGKENRGMKLGKNHDEFLSDLSAFSLKNQEKLMKKAMMEQEKINREAEKIVKWAKQASARLDVSSIEDELSDDDTFK